The following are encoded in a window of Penaeus vannamei isolate JL-2024 chromosome 17, ASM4276789v1, whole genome shotgun sequence genomic DNA:
- the LOC113817945 gene encoding U-scoloptoxin(01)-Cw1a-like encodes MKIFVAVCALMGAAAALPGLRLRRDSSPDLFEVPSNTSLVLGGINTGFDCADLPYGYYADEANNCAIFHVCLPYIDHNVYISRHFSFMCAPGSIFDQERLACTRPEFARPCAGGEGYRTSNGYFGRSDINFLEE; translated from the exons ATGAAAATTTTCGTTGCTG TTTGTGCGTTGATGGGGGCGGCTGCCGCCCTCCCCGGCCTTCGTCTGCGGCGCGACTCCTCGCCCGATCTCTTCGAGGTGCCCTCCAACACCTCCCTGGTTCTGGGCGGCATCAACACGGGCTTCGACTGCGCTGACCTCCCCTACGGCTACTACGCCGACGAGGCCAACAACTGCGCCATCTTCCACGTGTGTCTGCCCTACATCGACCACAACGTGTACATCTCCCGCCACTTCTCCTTCATGTGCGCGCCTGGTTCCATCTTCGACCAGGAGCGCCTCGCATGCACCCGCCCCGAGTTCGCCCGTCCCTGCGCAGGCGGCGAAGGCTACAGGACCTCCAACGGCTACTTCGGCCGGAGTGACATTAACTTCCTcgaggaatga